A genomic region of Xiphophorus couchianus chromosome 9, X_couchianus-1.0, whole genome shotgun sequence contains the following coding sequences:
- the LOC114151367 gene encoding mitochondrial coenzyme A transporter SLC25A42-like, whose protein sequence is MAHRVHEHLQGRMPGAQTTVLTLPPSSQAKDLRPRLTPLDSLLCGAFAGAVAKSVIAPLDRTKIIFQVSSKRFSAKEAFRVIYCTYMKDGFLSLWRGNSATMVRVMPYAAIQFCSHEQYKKLLGGYYGFQGKALPPFPRLLAGSLAGTTAAMLTYPLDMVRARMAVTAKEMYSNIMHVFVRISQEEGVKTLYKGFTPTILGVIPYAGITFFTYETLKKLHADKTKRSHPYPYERLAFGACAGLIGQSASYPLDVVRRRMQTAGVIGSSYTTILGTMREIVKQEGIRRGLYKGLSMNWVKGPIAVGISFTTFDVTHNLLLKLHQMDYSIH, encoded by the exons ATGGCCCACCGTGTGCACGAGCACCTCCAGGGCCGCATGCCTGGGGCCCAAACTACTGTGCTGACCCTCCCGCCGTCCAGCCAAGCAAAG GACCTAAGACCCAGATTGACCCCTCTGGACTCTTTGCTGTGTGGTGCATTTGCTGGAGCTGTGGCCAAATCTGTCATTGCACCTCTGGACCGCACCAAGATCATTTTTCAAG tgtctTCAAAGAGATTCTCGGCAAAG GAGGCCTTCAGGGTGATCTACTGCACCTACATGAAGGATGGATTCCTCAGTCTGTGGAGGGGGAACTCTGCCACCATGGTGCGGGTCATGCCCTACGCTGCCATCCAGTTTTGTTCACACGAGCAATACAAGAAACTCCTGGGGGGCTACTATGGCTTCCAGGGCAA agcGCTGCCTCCTTTCCCACGGCTACTGGCGGGCTCTCTGGCCGGTACGACCGCCGCCATGCTAACTTACCCCTTGGACATGGTCCGAGCCAGGATGGCTGTCACCGCTAAAGAAAT GTACAGTAACATCATGCATGTCTTTGTACGCATCTCCCAAGAAGAAGGTGTAAAGACACTGTATAAAGGTTTCACTCCTACCATCTTGGGCGTTATCCCATATGCAGGGATCACATTTTTTACCTACGAGACCCTCAAAAAGCTCCACGCAG ATAAGACGAAGCGATCGCATCCTTACCCTTACGAGCGCTTGGCATTTGGAGCCTGCGCGGGCCTGATTGGACAGTCGGCTTCGTACCCTCTGGATGTGGTGCGCCGGCGCATGCAGACAGCCGGCGTGATCGGCTCCTCCTACACTACCATCCTGGGGACCATGCGTGAGATCGTGAAGCAGGAAGGCATCAGGCGTGGACTGTACAAAGGCCTGAGCATGAACTGGGTGAAAGGACCCATCGCAGTGGGAATTAGCTTCACCACATTTGACGTTACGCACAACCTGCTGCTGAAGCTGCACCAGATGGACTACTCCATCCACTGA